Below is a window of Paraburkholderia kururiensis DNA.
TTCATGCGCGAGCGGGCGTTGCGCGTGGTGCGCGGCCCGGCGGGGCTGCTCCATGTGATCGACCATCACCACTGGGCGCGCGCCTGGTGCGAAATGGGCATCGAGGAATTGCCCGTGGAGATTGCCGAGGACTTCAGTGCGTGCACGCCGGCCGCATTCGCGGCGCAGATGAACGCGCGCGGCTGGCTGCATCCGTTCGGTCCGGACGGCCAGCCCATTGCGCCGCAGGCGTTGCCCGAATCCATCATGGCCATGCCGGACGACCCGTACCAAAGCATTGCGGCGTTCGTGCGCGTGGCAGGCGTTTATCGCGACCCGCCGCAATTCAACGCCAAGTTTGCGTGGGCCGATTTTTTTCGTTCCCGCGTGAAGGGCGATTTCAGCACGATCGCGGGGTTCGCGATGGCGCTGGCGCAGGCGCTGAAGGCGTCGCGGGACGAGCAGGCGCGGGGCTTGCCGGGGTATGACCCGGGCGTGCATTCGGCACAGCATGTGGGGCTATGAAGCGCGCACAACAACCGCGCGGGAAGTACTGCGGAACGCGCCTTGCTAAGGGCAGCAGCGTGACACAACGCTCGCCGCCCATGGGGGCCGCAAGGAGATTCGCTTGACCACGCCATCCTCTCTGGTTTCCGCTGCTGCACGTGAATCGGCCCACGCCGTGGAGCGCGAACTCGCGCGACGCGCCATCGAACTGGCCCTGCCCGCCGTGCGCGCCGCGATAGCCGACCGTGAAATATGCGGTGCCGGTTTTCTGCACATCGTGGTGATGTCGCCCACACTCGACCCTCGCGATCAGCCGTTCGAAGAGGCTATCGTCGGCGAGCATTCGGAGGGCGACGTGTCGGCGTGGGACGCCGACTACCGTGCCTTCGCGCTCGACAAGGCGCGGTTGTCGTGGCGCACCGGC
It encodes the following:
- a CDS encoding ParB-like protein; its protein translation is MNTTAAVANAEHLRPTQGALGLEYARAKCAATLAVPPEARIRFMRERALRVVRGPAGLLHVIDHHHWARAWCEMGIEELPVEIAEDFSACTPAAFAAQMNARGWLHPFGPDGQPIAPQALPESIMAMPDDPYQSIAAFVRVAGVYRDPPQFNAKFAWADFFRSRVKGDFSTIAGFAMALAQALKASRDEQARGLPGYDPGVHSAQHVGL